The nucleotide sequence GAAGCTGTAAACTACGAATCCATCCTGCCACTTCTACTTCTTTCAGCGTATAAAGAACTTCACGGAATTCTTCTACTTCTTTTTCATTGTAAGCATCGGATTCTGTTCCCAGAAACCGATCTAACTCCTCGTCATCGTAGTATTCAATTTTCTTGCTTACGGCAGCCAAAAGACTGTCTTTTTCGCAGGTTTCGTGCTGACCGCAACAACCTTCTGAAAGTTCCTGTGCTTCGGGTATCTCTTTGATTTCCCCGCGCTCCAACATGCCTTCCAGTTTTTTATTCCGGAAATAGCCTGCAACGGCAGCAAGTATGCCTAAAACAATAATTCCAATAACTATATACCACATAAAGCCAATAATTTAGTCTTTTATTTCAAAACCAGCCTTACGCAAGTCGTCCCAGTAATGGGGATATGACTTGCTTACTACCTGAGGCTCTGCAATACAGATTCCTTGCGGAATAGCTAATGCTGCCGGAGCAAAGGCCATAGCCATGCGATGGTCTTCGTAAGTAGCAATAACCGGATGTTCTTCCGGTTCGCATCTTTCGCCGTTCCATGTCAGTACGCTGTTTCCTTCAACCGTAAGCAGGTAACCCAGTTTCTTTAATTCTGTCCGCAGGGCCTCGATACGATCTGTTTCCTTTATCTTCAGACTTTGCAAGCCGGAAAATCGGAACGGTATGTTAAGTAACACACAAGTAACAACAAAAGTTTGTGCAAGGTCGGGTTCGTTTACAAAATTATAGACAAGCTTGGCGCAAAGATTGCCATTCTTTCTCAGTGTTACGCCTTTGTCGGTAAATGTGGTACTTACACCCAACTGGGTAAAAATACCTGCAACAGCTGCATCTCCTTGTAAACTATTTTTAAATAATCCCAGCAATTCAATTTCGGCATCCTTATTGAGCGCCGCCATCTGATACCAATAAGAAGCGCCACTCCAATCCGATTCCACTGTAAATGGAATAGGCTTATATTCCTGAGTAACCACCTTGATGGTCTGTCCTGCCCAGCTTGCCTTGACTCCAAACTGTTCCATCAGCTGTAAGGTAAGCAGAATATAGGGACGTGAAATAACATTTCCTTCCAAACGAATGGTAAGCCCATTTTCCATGAGAGGGGCTACCATCAGAAGAGCCGAGATGTATTGCGAACTAACACCTCCCGATAAAGAGATCTCGCCACCCTGCAGCGCACTTCCGAAAATACGTAACGGAGGATAACCCTCTTTTTCAATATATTCGATGCGGGCTCCCAGCGAATTAAGGGCGTCAACAAGTAGCTTGATTGGCCGATTCTTCATTCGTTCAGTTCCAGTAATGGTCCATTCTCCAACAATCTTGGAAAGGAATGCCGTAAGGAACCGCATGGCAGTACCTGCAGCCTTAATATCAAAATCCTTGCTGTCTGAGTTTAATGCAGCTACCATCACTTCGGTGTCGTCGCAATCGGACAGATTAACGATATCGTAGGGGCTATAACTCAGGGCATGCAGTATTAATGCGCGGTTACTTATACTTTTGGAAGCCGGCAACTGGATAGAGGCCTGTAACTTAGCAGGAGCTTTTATCTGATATTCCATTGTCTGATTTCTGTTCGTTAGGAACTGCAAAAGTACGGAATTTTATCGGATTGTATCTCGTTTATTAGTAATTATACCCTATCTTTCTTTACCTTTGTGATTCAATAGGAAAAGAATAAAGGATATGATTGTAGTGAGAGATACGGAGATATTGGAGGGAAAAGAACTGGTGGCTACCATTGGTTTCTTTGATGGCGTGCATTTGGGACATCAGTTTCTGATTGAAGAAATGCTTTCCGTTGCGCGCGCACGGAATCTTCCCGCTGCAGTAATTACCTTTCCTGAACATCCGAGGGCTGTCTTGCATGCTGATTACCAACCCAAATTGCTCAATAGCTTTGATGAAAAGCTGAAACACCTGGATGCGACCGGTGTGGATTACTGTGTTGTGCTTGACTTTACCGTAGAACTTTCGCAGTTGTGTGCCAAAGACTTCATCCAGCAGATATTGTGCAAGCGTTTGCATGTGCATACGCTGCTCATTGGTTACGATCATCGTTTTGGTCGTAACCGTGCCGATGGATTCGAACAATATGTGGAATATGGAAAGGAATGTGGTATGGAAGTTATTCAGGCATCGCCTTTTAGTCCCGGTACTGCCCATGTAAGTTCGTCGGAAGTAAGGAAGCAACTTGACCATTGTTATGTGGAAAAGGCCTCGGAACTGCTGGGGTATCAGTATATGATTAAGGGAAGTATTGTGAGTGGATATAAGATTGGCCGGACAATAGGTTTCCCTACAGCCAATATTCGGGTGGATGAACCGTTTAAAGTATTGCCGGGGATTGGAATCTATGCTGTTTGGGTAGATCTTTTTGATGTACGGTATAAGGGAATGTTGTATATCGGTCGCCGTCCGACTATTGATAACGGCCACGACATTGCTTTGGAAGTAAATATTCTTGACTTCGAAGGGGATATTTATAATGCAGAACTGGAGGTAACTTTTGTTCGCTTTATGCGGGAAGATATAAAATTTGAAAGTTTGGAGGCATTGCGGAAACAACTGGAAATAGACAGGGTTGAGGTGAATGCCGTACTCTCCGGCTTACTATAAACAGATACATAAATCTATAGGAATTATGGATGCTTTTTACGATGCATTGGATATTCTCAGTGGAATGATACGTATCCCGTCTTTCAGCCGGGATGAGAATGAAGTGGCTGATTTCCTTTCTGAAACCTGGGGAAAGGCCGGTTACAAGGTAAATCGTAAAGGAAACAACCTCTGGATGGTTGCTCCTGGTTTTACGCTGGATAAGCCTACCGTTTTGTTAAATTCGCATATCGATACTGTGAAGCCGGCTGCGGGTTGGACCCGCGACGCTTTTGATGCCGATATGAACGAAGACGACCGCCTCTATGGTTTGGGAAGTAACGATGCAGGAGCCAGTGTGGTTTCTTTGTATGAAGCTTTTACCGTTTTAACCCAAAAGGAACAACCTTATAATCTTATTTTTCTTGCTTCCTGCGAAGAGGAAGTCTCCGGTAAAAACGGACTCGAACTTGCTCTTGCTGAGCTTCCGCCCATTCATTTTGCTGTAGTGGGTGAACCCACGGACATGCAACCTGCCGTTGCCGAAAAGGGATTAATGGTGCTGGATTGTACGGCTATTGGCAAATCGGGTCATGCAGCCCGCAACGAGGGTATCAATGCCATTACCTTGGCCATGAAGGATATTGACTGGTTTACTACCTACGAGTTTCCTGAGAAAAGCGATTTCCTTGGTCCGGTTAAGATGACGGTTACGATTATCCATGCCGGTAGTCAGCATAACGTGGTGCCCGACCGTTGTGAATTTACAGTTGATATCCGTACCAACGAGTTTTATTCAAACGAAGAGTTGTACAAACTGATTAAACGACATATTACCAGTGATGTGAAAGCCCGTTCATTCAGATTGAGTTCTTCGCGTACAGAAATATCACATCCTTTCGTGCAACGGGCCCTGATACTAGGGAAAAAGCCCTTTGGCTCGCCAACATTGTCGGACCAGTCTCTGATGCGTTTTCCTTCTGTGAAGATGGGTCCTGGTATGTCT is from uncultured Macellibacteroides sp. and encodes:
- a CDS encoding 3-phosphoshikimate 1-carboxyvinyltransferase — encoded protein: MEYQIKAPAKLQASIQLPASKSISNRALILHALSYSPYDIVNLSDCDDTEVMVAALNSDSKDFDIKAAGTAMRFLTAFLSKIVGEWTITGTERMKNRPIKLLVDALNSLGARIEYIEKEGYPPLRIFGSALQGGEISLSGGVSSQYISALLMVAPLMENGLTIRLEGNVISRPYILLTLQLMEQFGVKASWAGQTIKVVTQEYKPIPFTVESDWSGASYWYQMAALNKDAEIELLGLFKNSLQGDAAVAGIFTQLGVSTTFTDKGVTLRKNGNLCAKLVYNFVNEPDLAQTFVVTCVLLNIPFRFSGLQSLKIKETDRIEALRTELKKLGYLLTVEGNSVLTWNGERCEPEEHPVIATYEDHRMAMAFAPAALAIPQGICIAEPQVVSKSYPHYWDDLRKAGFEIKD
- a CDS encoding M20 family metallo-hydrolase, giving the protein MDAFYDALDILSGMIRIPSFSRDENEVADFLSETWGKAGYKVNRKGNNLWMVAPGFTLDKPTVLLNSHIDTVKPAAGWTRDAFDADMNEDDRLYGLGSNDAGASVVSLYEAFTVLTQKEQPYNLIFLASCEEEVSGKNGLELALAELPPIHFAVVGEPTDMQPAVAEKGLMVLDCTAIGKSGHAARNEGINAITLAMKDIDWFTTYEFPEKSDFLGPVKMTVTIIHAGSQHNVVPDRCEFTVDIRTNEFYSNEELYKLIKRHITSDVKARSFRLSSSRTEISHPFVQRALILGKKPFGSPTLSDQSLMRFPSVKMGPGMSSRSHTADEYICPSEIREAIDTYIRLLDGLHL
- the ribF gene encoding riboflavin biosynthesis protein RibF, with the translated sequence MIVVRDTEILEGKELVATIGFFDGVHLGHQFLIEEMLSVARARNLPAAVITFPEHPRAVLHADYQPKLLNSFDEKLKHLDATGVDYCVVLDFTVELSQLCAKDFIQQILCKRLHVHTLLIGYDHRFGRNRADGFEQYVEYGKECGMEVIQASPFSPGTAHVSSSEVRKQLDHCYVEKASELLGYQYMIKGSIVSGYKIGRTIGFPTANIRVDEPFKVLPGIGIYAVWVDLFDVRYKGMLYIGRRPTIDNGHDIALEVNILDFEGDIYNAELEVTFVRFMREDIKFESLEALRKQLEIDRVEVNAVLSGLL
- a CDS encoding phospholipase, yielding MWYIVIGIIVLGILAAVAGYFRNKKLEGMLERGEIKEIPEAQELSEGCCGQHETCEKDSLLAAVSKKIEYYDDEELDRFLGTESDAYNEKEVEEFREVLYTLKEVEVAGWIRSLQLRGIELPDALKDEAFLILGERRIHA